From a region of the Pseudoclavibacter endophyticus genome:
- a CDS encoding ABC transporter permease, with translation MTGTITPPTRPTGPTTRAIANEPPPSRISAAWRGSRLGGKLLMALTMAILVLLFIYPPLLMIMAAFRRGPIAGQGEWTAAPFIEVMTNPATWVVTFNSIVLSVAVAVIALAFGTFFAWVAVRTTTPLRRWMTPIMAAILVVPSLFYGLGWYVTLNGSGAPVNMFLQEVFGLSGSPLGSGWPTLIFVVAFHVVPVGYLFMVGPMSRMDSALDDAARMNGAGRTSSFFTVTLPLLRPTIFGVMALMTSYGMTAFELPLLFGVPASPSILVFSTKVLNTYQETVVPEGWANYAGASSIGLILVLLVVVLVIAREILLRGRRYSTISGKGFRPEPRSYGRIQWVFLAIFALVVLLAGIIPVLQMVFSAFQNVAGVFSLGFTTANFEAVLTSRRTFQVIVTSLWVAALAGFLAACVALMLSWSTQRSGRVVRALAVVISWAPIAIPGVLVGLALLTAYMPVPGLQRLIGTPFMLVIGFIVVATPIATRAVEGGVVQISGELEESGRMAGASRSMTFLTVVLPLVMPSFFAGWFIASIGIAGNLALPVLLSSPSMRTAAVTAYDLYNQGNTAEAAALFLVLMVAIVVVGALAWLLMSGVVRLLKRARAIRIERALIEEGSVVYA, from the coding sequence GTGACCGGCACGATCACGCCGCCGACGCGCCCAACCGGGCCGACCACGCGCGCGATCGCGAACGAGCCGCCGCCGAGCAGGATCTCGGCGGCCTGGCGGGGCTCGCGCCTCGGGGGCAAGCTCCTCATGGCCCTCACCATGGCGATACTCGTGCTGCTGTTCATCTACCCGCCGCTGCTCATGATCATGGCCGCGTTCCGCCGCGGCCCCATCGCTGGCCAGGGCGAGTGGACGGCCGCGCCGTTCATCGAGGTCATGACGAACCCGGCCACGTGGGTGGTCACTTTCAACTCGATCGTGCTGTCGGTCGCGGTGGCGGTCATCGCGCTCGCGTTCGGCACCTTCTTCGCGTGGGTCGCCGTGCGCACGACGACCCCGCTACGGCGCTGGATGACGCCGATCATGGCGGCGATCCTCGTCGTGCCGTCACTTTTCTACGGGCTCGGCTGGTACGTGACGCTCAACGGCAGCGGCGCGCCCGTGAACATGTTCCTGCAGGAGGTCTTCGGGCTCTCCGGCTCCCCGCTCGGCTCCGGGTGGCCGACGCTGATCTTCGTCGTCGCCTTCCATGTCGTGCCCGTCGGCTACCTCTTCATGGTCGGACCCATGTCGCGCATGGACAGCGCGCTCGACGACGCGGCGAGGATGAACGGCGCTGGCCGGACCTCATCGTTCTTCACCGTCACCCTGCCGTTGCTGCGCCCCACCATCTTCGGCGTCATGGCGCTCATGACCTCCTACGGCATGACGGCGTTCGAGTTGCCGCTGCTGTTCGGCGTTCCCGCGTCGCCCAGCATCCTGGTCTTCTCAACCAAGGTGCTCAACACCTATCAGGAGACGGTCGTACCTGAGGGGTGGGCGAACTATGCCGGCGCCAGTTCGATCGGTCTCATCCTGGTGCTGCTGGTCGTAGTACTCGTGATCGCCAGGGAGATCCTGCTGCGGGGACGCCGCTACTCGACCATCTCGGGCAAGGGCTTTCGGCCGGAGCCTCGGAGCTACGGGCGCATCCAGTGGGTCTTTCTCGCGATCTTCGCCCTGGTCGTGCTGCTGGCCGGCATCATTCCCGTGCTGCAGATGGTCTTCAGCGCCTTCCAGAACGTCGCCGGCGTGTTCTCGCTCGGTTTCACGACCGCCAACTTCGAGGCGGTGCTCACGAGCCGCCGGACATTCCAGGTCATCGTGACCTCGCTGTGGGTCGCGGCGCTCGCGGGATTCCTCGCGGCGTGCGTCGCCCTGATGCTGAGCTGGTCGACGCAGCGCAGCGGCCGCGTCGTCCGCGCCCTCGCGGTCGTGATCAGCTGGGCGCCCATCGCGATCCCGGGCGTGCTGGTCGGCCTCGCGCTGCTGACGGCCTACATGCCGGTGCCGGGGCTGCAGCGCCTCATCGGCACCCCGTTCATGCTCGTGATCGGGTTCATCGTGGTCGCGACCCCCATCGCGACCCGAGCCGTCGAGGGCGGTGTCGTGCAGATCAGCGGTGAGCTCGAGGAATCGGGACGCATGGCCGGCGCGAGCAGGTCGATGACGTTCCTCACCGTCGTGCTTCCACTCGTGATGCCGAGCTTCTTCGCGGGCTGGTTCATCGCGTCGATCGGCATCGCCGGCAACCTGGCCCTCCCCGTGCTGCTGTCGTCGCCCTCGATGCGAACGGCAGCCGTGACCGCCTACGACCTCTACAACCAGGGAAATACCGCTGAAGCGGCCGCGCTCTTCCTGGTGCTCATGGTCGCCATCGTCGTCGTTGGCGCCCTCGCGTGGCTGCTCATGTCCGGTGTGGTCCGTCTGCTCAAGCGGGCCCGCGCAATCCGGATCGAACGAGCGTTGATCGAAGAAGGAAGTGTTGTATATGCCTAA
- a CDS encoding ABC transporter substrate-binding protein has protein sequence MPKTRQRWRVSLAFAVPLALLTGCAGGGGEAGLAEDGPEAGSLGSPEQEAAFEELYNEAIDNGEFQVTVYGPPPAQSVLDAFHARFGDIEVVYEQLQSQDRVTRLQAEAASGNRVGDVASDGRTPITSMALDDWCQPFEPIVDVPEDLIAVDGQTVTTFNTVFGILVNTDLIDPEEAPRTWDDLVDPKWKGQQVMVSPAAGGAGAFVNAMLLTPEENAETWGMDIVQGLKDNVAVVAKDAQTISSVVDGTYPIGVLAYYPYYFETLQSTPDAPVEFLLIDDGTPYSVGKQCVIADAPNPNAAQLWINWVMSEEGQTAFAASGAYPAMPGMPGPEGLPGTDEANLLLQLDDEEAITGYADYVQQIQALYGG, from the coding sequence ATGCCTAAAACACGGCAACGGTGGCGTGTTTCGCTCGCGTTCGCAGTGCCCCTCGCCCTCCTCACCGGCTGCGCCGGCGGGGGAGGGGAAGCCGGGCTCGCCGAGGACGGCCCGGAGGCCGGCTCGCTCGGCAGCCCCGAGCAAGAGGCGGCATTCGAAGAGCTCTACAACGAGGCCATCGACAACGGTGAGTTCCAGGTGACCGTCTACGGACCGCCGCCGGCGCAGTCGGTGCTCGACGCGTTCCACGCACGCTTCGGCGACATAGAGGTCGTCTACGAGCAGCTGCAGAGCCAAGACCGGGTGACGCGCCTGCAGGCCGAGGCCGCGAGCGGAAACCGGGTCGGCGACGTCGCCTCCGATGGCCGCACCCCGATCACGAGCATGGCCCTCGACGACTGGTGCCAGCCGTTCGAGCCGATTGTCGACGTGCCTGAAGACCTCATCGCGGTCGACGGACAGACGGTGACGACCTTCAACACGGTCTTCGGCATTCTCGTCAACACCGACCTGATCGACCCGGAAGAGGCGCCGCGAACGTGGGATGACCTCGTCGATCCCAAGTGGAAGGGCCAGCAGGTCATGGTGAGCCCTGCCGCGGGTGGTGCCGGGGCATTCGTCAACGCCATGCTGCTGACTCCCGAGGAGAATGCCGAGACGTGGGGCATGGACATCGTCCAGGGCCTGAAGGACAACGTGGCGGTCGTGGCGAAAGACGCGCAGACCATCTCATCGGTCGTGGATGGCACGTATCCGATCGGCGTGCTCGCGTACTACCCGTACTACTTCGAAACCCTGCAGTCGACGCCGGATGCTCCCGTTGAGTTCCTGCTGATCGACGACGGAACGCCGTACTCCGTCGGCAAGCAGTGCGTCATCGCCGACGCCCCGAACCCCAACGCGGCGCAGCTGTGGATCAACTGGGTCATGAGCGAGGAGGGGCAGACCGCGTTCGCGGCGAGCGGTGCCTACCCGGCGATGCCCGGCATGCCCGGCCCAGAGGGGCTTCCCGGCACCGACGAGGCGAACCTGTTGCTGCAGCTCGACGACGAGGAGGCGATCACGGGCTACGCGGACTACGTCCAGCAGATCCAGGCCCTCTACGGCGGGTGA
- a CDS encoding helix-turn-helix domain-containing protein — protein sequence MTEPKPKAVSTTVDRAGALLKLLAQHPDGLGVAALTRELGTQRAPLYRILEALQRYQLVRRDDRKRYLLGVGTLELSHAFSAQFGRGVETLLHQLADDTGLTASLVSADRTDTLTTVMSITPSTVAEHVFTPPGYRHPDGRLASRVALYASRPPSDDEWPEVAEARRRGYAVATNPSSVRYAVSAVVPGTEKADSALVLTLLSLNTFDVESAGTALLSAVPMVGMALSSSGFVN from the coding sequence GTGACGGAACCGAAACCGAAGGCGGTGTCGACGACGGTTGACCGCGCAGGTGCTCTGCTGAAGTTGCTTGCGCAGCATCCCGACGGTCTTGGGGTTGCCGCCCTCACGCGCGAGCTCGGAACACAGCGCGCTCCGCTCTACCGCATCCTCGAGGCCCTGCAGCGATATCAGCTCGTGCGCCGCGACGATCGCAAGCGTTACCTGTTGGGCGTCGGCACGCTCGAGCTCTCGCATGCGTTCTCGGCGCAGTTCGGGCGGGGCGTCGAGACCCTGCTGCATCAGCTCGCGGACGATACCGGGCTCACGGCGTCGCTCGTCTCGGCCGACCGCACCGACACGTTGACGACCGTGATGTCGATCACTCCGAGCACGGTTGCGGAGCACGTGTTCACGCCGCCCGGCTACCGGCACCCGGACGGCCGCCTCGCATCGCGGGTCGCGCTGTATGCCTCGCGCCCACCGAGCGACGACGAGTGGCCGGAGGTGGCGGAGGCTCGGCGGCGCGGGTACGCGGTCGCCACGAATCCCTCGTCGGTGCGCTATGCCGTCTCCGCCGTCGTGCCCGGCACCGAGAAGGCCGATTCGGCGCTCGTGCTCACGCTGCTGTCCCTCAACACGTTCGACGTCGAGTCGGCCGGCACGGCGCTGCTGAGCGCCGTGCCGATGGTCGGGATGGCGCTCAGCAGCAGCGGATTCGTGAACTAG
- a CDS encoding carboxymuconolactone decarboxylase family protein, which translates to MTLTPRQQQAKDDFIEHRGTWGPMWESIARLDPEFLDAYRELSMVPWRTKHLDAKTKELIYIAVDANATHMYLPGVRQHVKAALAAGATPQEIMEVLELSSTLGIHAMNIGVPLLVEVLEEKGLRDGPAPLDERQERLKAEFTANRGYWHAFWDEILELDPDMFEAYTNFSSVPWKTGTLEPKIRELVYCAFDASATHLYVKGLKLHYENALELGATVGEILEVLEIASVIGVHAATSSVPILVEEAEAAGIPLARED; encoded by the coding sequence GTGACGCTCACGCCCCGTCAGCAGCAGGCCAAGGACGACTTCATCGAACATCGCGGCACCTGGGGGCCGATGTGGGAGAGCATCGCGAGGCTCGACCCCGAGTTCCTCGACGCCTACCGGGAACTGTCGATGGTGCCGTGGCGCACGAAGCACCTCGACGCGAAGACGAAAGAGCTCATCTACATCGCCGTCGACGCGAACGCGACGCACATGTACCTGCCAGGCGTCCGCCAGCACGTGAAGGCGGCGCTCGCCGCGGGCGCGACGCCGCAGGAGATCATGGAGGTGCTCGAGCTGTCGTCGACCCTCGGCATCCACGCCATGAACATCGGCGTGCCGCTGCTTGTCGAGGTGCTCGAGGAGAAGGGGCTCCGCGACGGGCCCGCGCCGCTCGACGAGCGGCAGGAGCGGTTGAAGGCCGAGTTCACGGCGAACCGCGGCTACTGGCATGCGTTCTGGGACGAGATCCTCGAGCTCGACCCCGACATGTTTGAGGCGTACACGAACTTCTCGAGCGTGCCGTGGAAGACGGGCACGCTCGAGCCAAAGATTCGCGAGCTCGTCTACTGCGCCTTCGACGCGTCGGCGACGCACCTGTACGTGAAGGGGCTCAAGCTGCACTACGAGAATGCGCTCGAGTTGGGCGCGACGGTCGGCGAGATCCTCGAGGTGCTCGAGATCGCGAGCGTCATCGGCGTGCACGCGGCGACGAGCTCCGTGCCGATCCTCGTCGAGGAGGCGGAGGCGGCCGGCATCCCCCTCGCGCGAGAGGACTGA
- a CDS encoding NAD(P)-dependent oxidoreductase, with amino-acid sequence MSRVAFIGLGNMGSPMSQRLIDAGHDVIGSDPAAPARERLAAAGGTPVGSAPEAAAAADAVILMLPNSDVVEAVAGELLASGALRDGALVIDMSSSEPLRTRALHASLAEAGVRFADAPVSGGVGGAERGALTIMLGADDGDRAEAHELLAPLGTVRDCGQVGSGHAVKALNNFMSATHLWATSEAMVVGERFGLDPEVMLEVINGSSGRSGSTQNKWPNFILPGTYDSGFGLRLMLKDMRIAAALAGELGRALPLGDRAIALWTEAAGDLPADADHTRVAEWILEHAHAHAHAPAPEHPTTNATEGTTP; translated from the coding sequence GTGAGCCGGGTCGCGTTCATCGGCCTCGGCAACATGGGGTCGCCCATGTCACAGCGGCTCATCGACGCGGGGCACGACGTCATCGGCTCGGACCCCGCCGCCCCCGCCCGCGAGCGCCTCGCCGCCGCCGGCGGCACACCGGTCGGCAGCGCCCCGGAGGCGGCGGCGGCGGCCGATGCCGTCATCCTCATGCTGCCGAACAGCGACGTAGTGGAGGCCGTCGCCGGCGAGCTGTTGGCGTCGGGCGCGCTGCGCGATGGCGCGCTCGTCATCGACATGTCGTCGTCAGAGCCGCTGCGCACGCGGGCGCTGCACGCGTCACTCGCAGAGGCCGGCGTGCGCTTCGCCGATGCGCCCGTCTCGGGCGGGGTCGGCGGTGCCGAACGCGGCGCGCTCACGATCATGCTCGGCGCCGATGACGGCGACCGAGCCGAGGCTCACGAGCTGCTCGCGCCGCTCGGCACCGTGCGCGACTGCGGGCAGGTCGGGTCGGGGCATGCGGTCAAGGCGCTCAACAACTTCATGTCGGCGACCCACCTCTGGGCCACGAGCGAGGCAATGGTCGTCGGCGAGCGCTTCGGCCTTGACCCCGAGGTGATGCTCGAGGTCATCAACGGCTCGAGCGGCCGCAGCGGCTCGACGCAGAACAAGTGGCCGAACTTCATTCTCCCCGGCACGTACGACTCGGGCTTCGGCCTGCGCCTGATGCTGAAGGACATGCGCATCGCGGCCGCCCTCGCTGGCGAGCTCGGGCGCGCCCTCCCCCTGGGCGACCGGGCCATCGCACTGTGGACCGAGGCTGCCGGCGACCTGCCGGCCGATGCCGATCACACCCGCGTAGCCGAATGGATCCTGGAACACGCACACGCACACGCACACGCACCGGCACCAGAGCATCCGACCACCAACGCGACCGAAGGAACGACACCGTGA
- a CDS encoding carboxymuconolactone decarboxylase family protein, which yields MFTPGTHAETFDEGLSIRKEVLGAAHVERSMANVSAFSKPVQDYVTEFCWGGIWSRPGLERAERSLVNLGVLTALGRSHELSVHVRGALRNGVTVEQIQEVLLQCAMYVGAPAALESFRIAEQVIRQELGDAAVDDAPPADAAEDAVGSDDAAAAAGGASTGAPAS from the coding sequence ATGTTCACCCCTGGAACCCACGCCGAGACGTTCGACGAAGGCCTCTCGATCCGCAAGGAGGTGCTCGGCGCCGCCCATGTGGAGCGGTCGATGGCGAACGTCAGCGCCTTCTCGAAACCGGTGCAGGACTACGTCACCGAGTTCTGCTGGGGCGGCATCTGGAGCCGTCCAGGTCTCGAACGCGCCGAGCGCAGCCTCGTGAACCTCGGCGTGCTCACGGCCCTCGGCCGCTCGCACGAGCTGAGCGTGCACGTGCGCGGCGCGCTGCGCAACGGTGTCACGGTCGAGCAGATCCAGGAAGTGCTGCTGCAGTGCGCCATGTACGTCGGCGCACCTGCGGCGCTCGAGTCGTTCCGCATCGCCGAACAGGTCATCCGCCAGGAGCTCGGCGACGCCGCCGTCGACGACGCACCGCCTGCCGATGCGGCCGAGGATGCCGTTGGGAGCGACGATGCCGCTGCCGCCGCCGGCGGCGCCTCGACCGGGGCACCGGCCTCGTGA
- a CDS encoding cupin domain-containing protein has protein sequence MIIKHPTTYDGTAGKPGSQFTGDVYPYVTMAQTDGVTINTVDFTPGARTHWHHHEHGQILQVLAGRGLVCANGEVRVIRAGDTVWCPPGERHWHGAAPDSFMVHTAISLGTTVWDSAVSDDDYAQTPAEEA, from the coding sequence ATGATCATCAAGCATCCGACCACCTACGACGGCACGGCGGGCAAGCCCGGTTCGCAGTTCACGGGGGACGTCTACCCGTACGTGACGATGGCGCAGACCGACGGCGTCACGATCAACACGGTCGACTTCACGCCGGGCGCCCGCACCCACTGGCACCACCACGAGCACGGCCAGATCCTGCAGGTGCTCGCGGGCCGCGGCCTCGTGTGCGCGAACGGCGAGGTGCGCGTGATCCGCGCGGGTGACACCGTGTGGTGCCCGCCTGGCGAACGGCACTGGCACGGGGCCGCCCCCGACTCGTTCATGGTGCACACCGCGATCTCACTCGGCACCACCGTGTGGGACTCGGCCGTGAGCGACGACGACTACGCGCAGACGCCCGCTGAGGAGGCATAG
- a CDS encoding NAD(P)-dependent oxidoreductase has translation MADAANSADARSTDASGEGELRVGFIGLGNMGGRMAKRLTEAGVSVLGHDRRDGAAREAGATAAASAAQVAGESDLVLLSLPDSKVVEAVIYGSGPAGDGGVLAAAREGQIIIDLSTANPDSTRRIAALLAERGATYLDAGISGGAAAADKGTLTLMVGGDEAALERARGVLEHFATKVVRCGEVGAGHTVKLLNNFLNAIALSATAEVMVAGKKAGLDLERLLDVLNASSGVNFATINRFPHIIKGDYLEGGLTNTLMLKDVSLYLELVASLGVTSLHGSGPTAAFGLARQLGYADRISNTVVDAIGDVSGGVRLHEVTDNDDETGEQS, from the coding sequence ATGGCTGACGCGGCGAACAGCGCGGATGCTCGGAGCACGGATGCTTCGGGCGAGGGCGAACTGCGGGTCGGTTTCATCGGCCTCGGCAACATGGGCGGCCGGATGGCGAAACGCCTCACGGAGGCGGGGGTTTCCGTGCTCGGGCACGATCGGCGCGACGGCGCGGCGCGCGAAGCCGGCGCGACCGCCGCGGCCAGCGCGGCGCAGGTGGCCGGCGAGAGCGACCTCGTGCTGCTCTCGCTCCCCGACAGCAAGGTCGTCGAGGCCGTGATCTACGGCTCGGGACCCGCCGGCGACGGCGGCGTGCTCGCGGCCGCCCGCGAGGGCCAGATCATCATCGACCTCTCGACCGCCAATCCCGACTCGACGCGTCGCATCGCCGCCTTGCTCGCCGAGCGCGGGGCCACGTACCTCGACGCGGGCATCTCGGGCGGCGCCGCGGCGGCCGACAAGGGCACGCTCACGCTCATGGTCGGCGGCGACGAGGCCGCCCTCGAACGCGCGCGCGGCGTGCTCGAGCACTTCGCCACCAAGGTCGTCCGCTGCGGCGAAGTGGGGGCGGGGCACACGGTCAAGCTGCTCAACAACTTCCTCAACGCCATCGCGCTCTCGGCCACGGCCGAGGTCATGGTGGCAGGCAAGAAGGCGGGGCTCGATCTCGAGCGCCTGCTCGACGTGCTCAACGCCTCGAGCGGCGTGAACTTCGCCACGATCAACCGATTCCCGCACATCATCAAGGGCGACTACCTCGAGGGCGGGCTGACCAACACGCTCATGCTGAAAGACGTGTCGCTCTACCTCGAACTCGTCGCGTCGCTCGGCGTCACGAGCCTCCACGGATCCGGCCCGACCGCGGCGTTCGGCCTCGCACGGCAGCTCGGCTACGCCGACCGCATCAGCAACACGGTGGTGGATGCGATCGGCGACGTGAGCGGGGGCGTGCGCCTTCACGAGGTAACCGACAACGACGACGAGACCGGGGAGCAGTCATGA
- a CDS encoding SDR family NAD(P)-dependent oxidoreductase has protein sequence MNNRFEGLVTLVTGAASGLGRASAERLAAEGAKVVAVDLSDAVHEVAASLPEAIGVVGDVSSENDVDASMRAAIDAFGQVDRFHLNAGIFGSFEFLPDIELADFERVMRVNVVGQFLGLRAAFRHYRDRRASGAIAVTASIASRRAGHDLLAYHTSKHAVTGLVKGAATYGGPIGVRVNAVAPGIVPTGLFRAAASQTGGGDDMVRRASTTPMRRAGDPAEIAGVVAFLLSDDAAYTTGEIVGADGGASIINPVRPAGGAGAWDTDAVDTAAYGADELRAARERRNG, from the coding sequence ATGAACAATCGATTCGAAGGGCTCGTCACGCTCGTCACGGGGGCCGCGAGTGGCCTCGGGCGAGCGTCGGCCGAGCGTCTCGCCGCCGAGGGAGCGAAGGTCGTCGCCGTCGACCTCAGCGACGCCGTGCACGAGGTCGCCGCGTCACTCCCCGAGGCGATCGGCGTTGTCGGCGACGTATCGTCGGAGAACGACGTCGATGCGTCGATGCGCGCCGCGATCGACGCGTTCGGCCAAGTCGACCGATTCCACCTGAACGCCGGCATCTTCGGCTCGTTCGAGTTCCTGCCAGACATCGAGCTCGCCGACTTCGAGCGGGTCATGCGCGTCAACGTCGTCGGGCAGTTCCTCGGACTGCGCGCGGCGTTCCGCCACTACCGCGACCGCCGGGCGAGCGGCGCCATCGCTGTCACCGCCTCGATCGCGAGCCGCCGTGCCGGGCATGATCTCCTCGCCTACCACACGTCGAAGCACGCGGTCACCGGCCTCGTCAAGGGCGCCGCGACGTACGGCGGTCCGATCGGGGTGCGCGTCAACGCGGTTGCGCCCGGCATCGTGCCCACCGGGCTGTTCCGGGCCGCGGCCTCGCAGACGGGCGGCGGCGACGACATGGTGCGGCGCGCGAGCACGACGCCGATGCGCCGCGCCGGCGACCCCGCCGAGATCGCCGGGGTCGTCGCGTTCCTGCTGTCCGACGACGCCGCCTACACGACGGGTGAGATCGTCGGCGCCGATGGCGGAGCATCCATCATCAACCCCGTGCGGCCCGCGGGCGGCGCCGGGGCCTGGGACACCGACGCGGTCGACACGGCCGCTTACGGCGCCGACGAGCTGCGCGCCGCGAGGGAGCGTCGGAATGGCTGA
- a CDS encoding N-acyl homoserine lactonase family protein, whose translation MTQTNRVSIVRYGTRQGRKSEVYLNWSIYGRPDDPIDMDYFVWLIETGDRTIVVDTGFSSEGGANRNRTFLVHPADAFAALGVDPASGPEVLVTHAHYDHIGNLDLFRGSRVTIAAAEYAFWTSGMERRAQFHHSVEDAELAELRRVHDEGRMRTFGDELEIAPGVRIVRVGGHTPGQSVVLVDTAAGRVALASDAVHYYEEYEDDVPFAFVADLPAMYAGFDLLHAWEADGTVQHVVSGHDPGTLSRFGVIDDGPLPGLLARIG comes from the coding sequence ATGACGCAGACGAACCGCGTGAGCATCGTGCGCTACGGCACCCGCCAGGGGCGCAAGTCCGAGGTCTACCTGAACTGGAGCATCTACGGGCGCCCCGACGACCCGATCGACATGGACTACTTCGTGTGGCTCATTGAGACGGGCGATCGGACCATCGTCGTCGACACTGGCTTCTCGAGCGAGGGCGGCGCCAACCGCAACCGCACCTTCCTCGTGCACCCGGCCGACGCGTTCGCGGCACTCGGCGTCGACCCCGCATCGGGCCCCGAGGTGCTCGTCACGCACGCGCACTACGACCACATCGGCAATCTCGATCTCTTCCGCGGCTCACGCGTGACGATCGCGGCCGCCGAGTACGCCTTCTGGACGAGCGGCATGGAGCGGCGCGCCCAGTTCCACCATTCGGTCGAAGACGCCGAGCTCGCCGAACTACGCCGCGTGCACGACGAGGGGCGGATGCGCACCTTCGGCGATGAGCTCGAGATCGCGCCCGGCGTGCGCATAGTCCGCGTCGGCGGCCACACGCCCGGCCAGTCGGTCGTGCTCGTCGACACCGCGGCCGGTCGCGTCGCCCTCGCCTCCGACGCCGTGCACTACTACGAGGAGTACGAGGACGACGTGCCGTTCGCGTTCGTCGCCGACCTGCCCGCCATGTATGCGGGATTCGACCTGCTCCACGCGTGGGAGGCCGACGGCACCGTGCAGCACGTGGTGTCGGGCCACGACCCCGGCACGCTGAGCCGGTTCGGCGTCATCGACGATGGCCCGCTCCCCGGCCTTCTCGCCAGGATCGGCTGA
- a CDS encoding sugar ABC transporter ATP-binding protein — translation MTRESSGRAPHIPVVARKPGLHAPTLLRASGVSKRFGANRALDDVGFEVHEGEIIALVGHNGSGKSTLVKILAGVYTADSGDITTADDEVELHFIHQDLGLIHELSAVENLWLRPQAGRHGLAPFRSRADRARARELLGRFAVDLDVDAPLSTATPAQRAIVAIARALDGWRHDRNILVLDEPTESLHASEVATLFTAVRSVAASGAGIVFISHRLDEVLDLADRVVVLREGKLVADTPAAELEHDRLLTLVTGASTEVGEHTGAARLGAAPVLEVKGLHGGAVGELSLRVVPGEVVGVAGVLGSGREHVAPLLFGSLPSEAEVFRVHGEPSVSPSPAKSLARGVAYVPADRAKFGAIPLFTARENMTLPELRSLRTRHGTVHEGRERHEAERLVADFDVRPSNAEQLFGQFSGGNQQKIVFAKWLRDRPRLLIMEEPTQGVDMGAKQSIYATVRRAAAEGTAVVVCSSDAKELSKICDRVVVLRDGHVAAELPRDELSEARIIAEGYGLTEWALHETTTAPTTRATTPDPLETEHA, via the coding sequence ATGACTCGTGAAAGCAGCGGAAGGGCCCCGCACATCCCTGTCGTCGCGCGGAAGCCGGGCCTTCATGCCCCCACGCTGCTGCGCGCGTCTGGAGTGAGCAAACGCTTCGGGGCGAACCGTGCCCTCGATGACGTCGGATTCGAGGTGCACGAGGGCGAGATCATCGCGCTTGTCGGACACAACGGCTCGGGCAAGTCGACGCTCGTGAAGATCCTCGCCGGCGTCTACACCGCCGACAGCGGCGACATCACGACCGCAGACGACGAGGTCGAGCTGCACTTCATCCACCAGGACCTCGGCCTCATCCACGAGCTCAGCGCGGTCGAGAACCTCTGGCTGCGGCCGCAAGCCGGGCGCCACGGCCTGGCCCCGTTCCGGTCGCGGGCCGACCGGGCACGCGCACGCGAACTCCTCGGCCGCTTCGCCGTCGACCTCGACGTGGATGCCCCACTCTCGACCGCCACCCCGGCCCAGCGCGCGATCGTCGCCATCGCGCGGGCGCTGGACGGCTGGCGCCACGATCGCAACATCCTCGTGCTCGACGAGCCGACCGAGTCGCTGCACGCGAGCGAGGTCGCAACGCTCTTCACAGCCGTCCGCAGCGTCGCGGCATCCGGCGCCGGCATCGTCTTCATCTCGCACCGTCTCGACGAGGTGCTCGACCTCGCCGATCGCGTCGTGGTGCTGCGTGAGGGCAAGCTCGTCGCCGACACTCCCGCCGCCGAACTGGAGCACGATCGCCTCCTCACCCTCGTCACCGGGGCGTCCACCGAGGTCGGCGAGCACACGGGCGCAGCGCGGCTCGGCGCGGCACCCGTGCTCGAGGTCAAAGGACTCCATGGCGGCGCGGTCGGCGAGCTCTCACTGCGGGTCGTGCCGGGCGAGGTCGTCGGCGTCGCGGGCGTACTCGGCTCCGGCCGCGAGCACGTCGCACCGCTGCTGTTCGGCTCGCTACCGTCGGAGGCGGAGGTATTCCGCGTGCACGGCGAGCCCTCAGTTTCGCCGTCGCCCGCGAAGAGCCTCGCGCGCGGCGTCGCCTACGTCCCCGCCGACCGAGCCAAGTTCGGCGCGATCCCGTTGTTCACAGCGCGCGAGAACATGACGCTGCCCGAGCTCCGCTCGCTGCGCACGCGGCACGGCACGGTGCACGAGGGGCGCGAGCGCCACGAGGCCGAGCGGCTCGTCGCCGACTTCGATGTGCGGCCAAGCAACGCCGAGCAGCTCTTCGGCCAGTTCAGCGGCGGCAACCAGCAGAAGATCGTCTTCGCAAAGTGGCTGCGCGATCGGCCCCGGCTACTCATCATGGAGGAACCGACGCAGGGCGTCGATATGGGCGCCAAGCAATCGATCTACGCGACGGTGCGGCGCGCGGCGGCCGAGGGCACGGCCGTCGTCGTGTGCTCGTCCGACGCGAAGGAGCTGTCGAAGATCTGCGACCGAGTCGTCGTGCTGCGCGACGGCCACGTCGCGGCCGAGCTGCCGCGCGATGAGCTCAGCGAGGCACGGATCATCGCAGAGGGCTATGGCCTCACCGAATGGGCGTTGCACGAGACGACCACAGCACCCACCACTCGGGCGACGACGCCCGACCCCCTCGAGACGGAGCACGCATGA